Proteins encoded together in one Streptomyces roseifaciens window:
- a CDS encoding acyl-CoA dehydrogenase family protein, translated as MSHDDSVSSRHSMSSRRSAVSGGPLGSYAPAVSHSPTTSRIPATSYGLATTYDSVIALDAFLDRPWAGETPFARAELSALDRREAFPATACAALDSFGLCSFYVDVRHGGRMRDMAELVQLQRTVARRDLTVAVAHGKTFLGAAPVWVAGAHEQASRLARAVRSGGVVSWALTERDHGSDLLAGELTARPCEGGWRLDGEKWLINNATRGRYLCVLARTADAGGPRGFSLLLVDKTRLAPGSYRTLPKVRTHGIRGADISGIVFDGAVVPGTALVGESGAGVETVLTSLQLTRTLCTSLSLGALDHGLDIAVRYARSRVLYGRTLAELPRVRRILGRAAATLAVAESVVDVAARSIHTLTSELSVVSAVTKALVPSLVQDSLDTLAELLGVRGFLSESYADGAFAKLERDHRIVAVFDGSTAVNRSLLVDHFPALSRAWRKGTADRDAVARTVPGAPVLPFDPARLRMLSTRGCSLVQLLPEAAGRLRRAAGEGLVPWEASRAADELVAFADALHTGLGEQKRAPRTVPQAAFDLAEQYELCFAGAALIHLYLAGAGTPHDVLRLSAGLALVLNRLGHPLGEARAEAFDHLADRLLCERQPPQADGAPAPARPEATGTPPASGGTPPAPPRRGPVRRGVS; from the coding sequence GTGTCCCATGACGACTCCGTGAGCTCACGCCACTCCATGAGCTCGCGCCGCTCCGCGGTCTCCGGCGGCCCGTTGGGCTCCTATGCCCCCGCGGTCTCCCACAGCCCCACAACCTCACGCATCCCCGCGACCTCCTACGGCCTCGCGACCACCTACGACTCCGTGATCGCCCTCGACGCCTTCCTGGACCGGCCCTGGGCCGGCGAGACCCCGTTCGCCCGGGCCGAGCTCTCCGCCCTCGACCGCCGGGAGGCGTTCCCCGCCACGGCCTGCGCCGCCCTCGACTCCTTCGGCCTGTGCTCCTTCTACGTGGACGTCCGCCACGGCGGTCGCATGCGCGACATGGCCGAGCTGGTCCAGCTGCAGCGCACCGTGGCGCGCCGTGACCTGACCGTCGCCGTCGCCCACGGCAAGACGTTCCTGGGCGCCGCACCCGTCTGGGTCGCGGGGGCACACGAGCAGGCGTCCCGGCTCGCGCGGGCCGTCCGCAGCGGCGGCGTCGTCTCCTGGGCCCTCACCGAACGCGACCACGGCAGCGACCTGCTCGCCGGGGAGCTCACGGCCCGCCCCTGCGAGGGCGGGTGGCGGCTCGACGGCGAGAAGTGGCTCATCAACAACGCGACGCGCGGTCGTTACCTGTGCGTCCTCGCCCGCACGGCGGACGCCGGCGGCCCCCGGGGCTTCAGCCTGCTCCTGGTCGACAAGACCCGGCTGGCGCCCGGCTCGTACCGCACCCTGCCGAAGGTGCGCACCCACGGCATCCGGGGCGCGGACATCAGCGGCATCGTCTTCGACGGGGCGGTCGTCCCCGGCACCGCGCTCGTCGGCGAGTCCGGCGCCGGTGTCGAGACGGTCCTCACGTCCCTCCAGCTCACGCGCACCCTGTGCACCTCCCTCTCGCTCGGCGCCCTCGACCACGGCCTGGACATCGCCGTCCGGTACGCCCGGAGCCGCGTCCTGTACGGGCGCACGCTCGCCGAGCTGCCGCGGGTCCGCCGCATCCTGGGGCGGGCCGCCGCCACCCTGGCCGTCGCGGAGTCGGTGGTGGACGTCGCGGCCCGCAGCATCCACACGCTCACCTCCGAGCTGAGCGTCGTCTCCGCCGTCACCAAGGCCCTCGTCCCGAGTCTCGTCCAGGACAGCCTGGACACGCTCGCCGAACTCCTGGGCGTGCGCGGCTTCCTGAGCGAGTCCTACGCGGACGGCGCGTTCGCCAAGCTGGAGCGGGACCACCGCATCGTGGCGGTCTTCGACGGCAGCACCGCCGTCAACCGCAGCCTGCTCGTCGATCACTTCCCCGCCCTGTCCCGGGCCTGGCGCAAGGGGACGGCCGACCGGGACGCCGTGGCCCGGACGGTGCCCGGCGCCCCCGTCCTTCCCTTCGACCCGGCGCGGCTGAGGATGCTGTCGACCCGCGGCTGCAGCCTCGTCCAGCTGCTCCCCGAGGCCGCCGGACGGCTGAGGCGCGCCGCCGGGGAGGGCCTGGTGCCGTGGGAGGCGTCCCGCGCGGCCGACGAGCTCGTCGCCTTCGCCGACGCGCTCCACACCGGTCTCGGCGAACAGAAGCGCGCTCCCCGCACCGTTCCGCAGGCCGCCTTCGACCTCGCCGAGCAGTACGAACTGTGCTTCGCCGGAGCGGCCCTGATCCACCTGTACCTGGCCGGTGCCGGCACCCCGCACGACGTCCTGCGGCTGTCCGCGGGCCTGGCGCTCGTCCTCAACCGCCTCGGCCATCCCCTCGGCGAGGCCCGTGCCGAGGCCTTCGACCACCTGGCCGACCGGCTGCTGTGCGAGCGGCAGCCGCCGCAGGCCGACGGCGCCCCCGCGCCCGCCAGGCCGGAAGCCACCGGCACGCCACCGGCTTCCGGCGGCACTCCACCGGCCCCGCCACGACGCGGGCCCGTACGAAGGGGCGTCTCGTGA
- a CDS encoding acyl carrier protein has product MADPTAEHGRHDRHDRDALRDWLLGLVAEHVQLPREDIASHVPLSDYGLDSVYALSVAAEIEDRFGIDVDPTMMWDNPTIDALVEAVTKELAQGT; this is encoded by the coding sequence ATGGCTGATCCGACGGCCGAGCACGGCAGACACGACAGACACGACAGAGACGCCCTCCGGGACTGGCTCCTCGGCCTGGTCGCCGAGCACGTGCAGCTGCCCCGCGAGGACATCGCGTCGCACGTCCCGCTCAGCGACTACGGCCTGGACTCCGTCTACGCCCTGTCCGTCGCGGCGGAGATAGAGGACCGCTTCGGCATCGACGTCGACCCCACCATGATGTGGGACAACCCGACGATCGACGCACTCGTCGAGGCCGTCACCAAGGAACTCGCCCAGGGCACGTGA
- a CDS encoding acyl-CoA dehydrogenase — translation MTSTPAATACTDRAHALDRVLGDPADPGNPLGFAAVLAADERGEMLAEGEEALDAFGLNEEFVPAAFGGRLTRLDRLVDVMRTVYRRDPCLGLGYGASSFIAGVNVWTAGGDDHCRAAAALLRGGGRIAVAYHELAHGNDMAGTEFSALPGSDGTTLLLNGRKEVVTNLRRAEAVVVFARTSTARGSRSHSQVYVDKSLLPARRVTYLPRYRTTGMRGVQLGGVEFRDCPVPARAVLGGEGLGLETALRSFQVTRTTLAAMSTAVVETALDVTLRHVRNRRLYGRTAADLPHVRSVLTGAFADLLTADCFATIATRALQLLPAETAVHAQAVKYFVSKALMDAVNRLSSVLGAHFYLREGPGAIFQKLLRDLQPVGFGHAARAACQVSLLPQLPLLARRSWLRDAAATPAGLFRPGAELPPMDFRALALTAGGRESLSTSLARGLAAMPDGDGPAHRALAEHGEHFAAELAALAGECSVLRPGELSVMARSSSYDLTTRYVNVLVAAACFGTWREAWPGREAGAMDSGLADPVWAAAALHRLRAPLGAAPPTLPPYLEDALWERLLHRHEHALGYGLLPRTPRTAT, via the coding sequence GTGACCTCGACTCCCGCGGCGACCGCCTGCACGGACCGGGCGCACGCGCTCGACCGGGTCCTCGGCGACCCCGCCGACCCCGGCAACCCCCTCGGCTTCGCCGCCGTGCTCGCGGCCGACGAACGCGGCGAGATGCTCGCGGAGGGCGAGGAGGCCCTGGACGCGTTCGGCCTCAACGAGGAGTTCGTGCCCGCAGCGTTCGGCGGCCGCCTCACCCGCCTCGACCGGCTCGTCGACGTCATGCGCACCGTCTACCGGCGCGACCCCTGCCTGGGTCTCGGCTACGGCGCCAGTTCCTTCATCGCCGGCGTCAACGTCTGGACCGCGGGCGGCGACGACCACTGCCGGGCGGCCGCGGCCCTGCTGCGGGGCGGCGGGCGCATCGCCGTCGCCTACCACGAGCTGGCCCACGGCAACGACATGGCGGGCACCGAGTTCAGCGCCCTGCCGGGCAGCGACGGGACGACGCTCCTCCTCAACGGGCGCAAGGAGGTCGTCACCAACCTCCGGCGCGCCGAAGCGGTGGTGGTCTTCGCCCGCACGTCGACGGCGCGCGGCAGCCGCAGCCACTCCCAGGTCTACGTCGACAAGTCGCTGCTGCCTGCCCGGCGCGTCACCTACCTGCCGCGCTACCGCACCACCGGCATGCGCGGGGTCCAGCTCGGCGGCGTCGAGTTCCGCGACTGCCCGGTGCCCGCGCGCGCCGTCCTCGGCGGTGAGGGGCTGGGCCTGGAGACGGCCCTGCGCTCGTTCCAGGTGACGCGCACCACCCTCGCGGCCATGTCCACGGCGGTCGTCGAGACGGCGCTGGACGTCACCCTGCGCCACGTCCGCAACCGCCGCCTCTACGGCAGGACCGCCGCCGACCTGCCCCACGTGCGCTCCGTCCTCACCGGGGCCTTCGCCGACCTGCTCACCGCGGACTGCTTCGCCACCATCGCCACACGGGCGCTGCAGCTGCTGCCCGCCGAGACCGCCGTCCACGCCCAAGCAGTGAAGTACTTCGTGTCCAAAGCGCTCATGGACGCCGTGAACAGGCTCTCCTCCGTCCTCGGCGCCCATTTCTACCTCCGCGAGGGCCCCGGCGCGATCTTCCAGAAGCTGCTGCGCGACCTCCAGCCCGTCGGGTTCGGGCATGCGGCGCGCGCCGCCTGCCAGGTGTCGCTCCTGCCGCAGCTCCCCCTGCTGGCCCGCCGCTCCTGGCTCCGCGACGCCGCCGCCACTCCCGCCGGGCTGTTCCGGCCGGGGGCGGAGCTGCCGCCCATGGACTTCCGCGCCCTGGCCCTCACCGCCGGCGGACGCGAGAGCCTGAGCACCTCGCTGGCCAGGGGGCTCGCCGCCATGCCCGACGGCGACGGGCCCGCCCACCGCGCGCTCGCGGAGCACGGGGAGCACTTCGCCGCGGAGCTCGCCGCACTCGCCGGGGAGTGCTCGGTGCTCCGGCCCGGCGAACTGTCCGTCATGGCGCGGTCGTCCAGCTACGACCTCACGACGCGCTACGTGAACGTGCTCGTCGCCGCGGCCTGCTTCGGGACCTGGCGCGAGGCGTGGCCGGGCCGTGAGGCGGGCGCCATGGACTCCGGTCTCGCGGACCCCGTCTGGGCAGCCGCGGCGCTGCACCGGCTGCGTGCCCCTCTCGGCGCCGCGCCCCCCACGCTGCCGCCGTACCTGGAGGACGCCCTGTGGGAACGGCTGCTGCACCGGCACGAGCACGCGCTCGGCTACGGGCTGCTCCCGCGGACCCCGCGCACGGCCACGTGA
- a CDS encoding ATP-binding cassette domain-containing protein, with amino-acid sequence MAAGRAVGNAVGNAVELGGLRKAFGGRAVLDGLDLHIPAGRVTALLGPNGAGKTTTVQIITTLLRPDAGRAFVLGTDVVRHPGRVRRLIGLSGQYAAVDDKLTGFENLRLVARLYGMPRTRAAATARELLERFRLHHDADRPAGTWSGGMRRRLDLAGALVAAPPVVVLDEPTTGLDPQSRLDTWDVVRDLVRDGTTVLLTTQYLEEADHLADRIAVLDRGRVVAEGTVDQLKAVTGGERIEVVVADPRDTEGARRILTARGTTCSPADGRAGRLELTVGPGEGQRALAAVAQDLNAAGIRALDLGLRRATLEDVFLTLTGTSPSADHGPDGTPPDPPAHRSRQADAGQAGGRGRDAVRR; translated from the coding sequence ATCGCCGCCGGTAGAGCCGTCGGTAATGCCGTCGGTAATGCCGTCGAACTCGGCGGTCTGCGGAAGGCCTTCGGCGGCCGGGCCGTGCTCGACGGGCTCGACCTGCACATCCCGGCGGGCCGGGTCACGGCCCTCCTGGGCCCGAACGGGGCCGGCAAGACGACCACCGTGCAGATCATCACCACGCTGTTGCGCCCCGACGCCGGACGGGCCTTCGTCCTCGGCACGGACGTCGTCCGGCACCCCGGCCGGGTGCGCCGGCTCATCGGCCTGTCCGGGCAGTACGCGGCGGTCGACGACAAGCTGACCGGCTTCGAGAACCTCCGCCTGGTTGCGCGCCTGTACGGCATGCCGCGCACCCGGGCCGCGGCGACCGCGCGCGAGCTGCTCGAACGGTTCCGCCTTCACCACGACGCCGACCGCCCGGCCGGGACCTGGTCCGGCGGCATGCGCCGGCGGCTCGACCTGGCAGGTGCCCTCGTCGCCGCGCCACCGGTCGTGGTGCTCGACGAGCCCACCACCGGCCTGGACCCGCAGAGCCGCCTCGACACGTGGGACGTCGTCCGCGACCTCGTCCGCGACGGCACCACCGTGCTCCTGACCACCCAGTACCTGGAGGAGGCCGACCACCTGGCCGACCGGATCGCGGTGCTCGACCGGGGCAGGGTCGTCGCGGAGGGCACGGTCGACCAGCTCAAGGCGGTCACCGGCGGCGAGCGGATCGAGGTCGTCGTCGCCGACCCCCGCGACACGGAGGGCGCACGGCGGATCCTGACCGCCCGGGGAACGACGTGCTCGCCGGCGGACGGACGCGCGGGGCGCCTGGAGCTCACCGTCGGACCCGGCGAGGGCCAGCGTGCGCTCGCCGCCGTCGCCCAGGACCTGAACGCCGCCGGCATCCGGGCCCTCGACCTCGGCCTCCGCCGCGCCACCCTGGAGGACGTCTTCCTCACCCTGACCGGGACGTCACCGTCGGCCGACCACGGGCCCGACGGGACGCCACCGGACCCGCCTGCACACCGGTCCCGGCAGGCTGACGCCGGGCAGGCCGGGGGCCGCGGCCGGGACGCGGTGCGCAGGTGA
- a CDS encoding condensation domain-containing protein translates to MSDHRHRHRHHDLTVLRPATVAQTGIWAAQQQAPDDPLYNCAVAIALDGTLDHDALRRSVARAVAEADTLRTRFHATDNGVGLTVEPAGETGETEEAGKGLLGVVDLSGHAQPEAAAEQLMDEDLRTATDLATEAPCTHVLFVLGPQRSLLYFRYHHIALDGFGQYLHCRRLAELYTAYESGRDPAPSAAAPLAGLLDETAAYLSSPDRAADAAFWRDEFAAPPQGTPLTGRAASSGGTVGGTALLSSEQLSTLLGTVGAGVGRWSATIVAATAAYTHRLTGHPEVITSLPMAARHSRAALATPAMLANVLPLRLPVGPATTFARLVGETGTKIRRIIRHQRYPTAYLRADLGLPAGSAALVGPEVNVMAFGRDFRFGSCATTPRQLPAGLIPDLALKVYRTPAGRDGPTGAGPQADSMKIEFLGNATLYTEDDIATHRERFLAFLESAAARPDRPLSRLPLPGNGR, encoded by the coding sequence GTGTCCGACCACCGTCATCGCCACCGTCACCACGACCTCACCGTCCTCCGCCCCGCCACCGTCGCCCAGACCGGCATCTGGGCCGCGCAGCAGCAGGCGCCGGACGACCCGCTCTACAACTGCGCCGTCGCCATCGCCCTCGACGGGACGCTCGACCACGACGCCCTGCGCCGCTCCGTGGCCCGGGCGGTCGCCGAGGCCGACACCCTGCGGACGCGCTTCCACGCCACAGACAACGGCGTCGGCCTCACCGTGGAACCCGCGGGTGAGACCGGGGAAACAGAGGAGGCGGGGAAGGGCCTGCTCGGCGTCGTCGACCTCTCCGGCCACGCGCAGCCGGAGGCCGCGGCCGAGCAGCTGATGGACGAGGACCTCCGCACCGCGACCGACCTGGCGACCGAGGCCCCCTGCACGCACGTCCTGTTCGTCCTCGGCCCCCAACGCAGCCTCCTCTACTTCCGGTACCACCACATCGCCCTGGACGGCTTCGGCCAGTACCTCCACTGCCGGCGCCTCGCCGAGCTGTACACCGCGTACGAGAGCGGGCGCGATCCGGCACCGTCCGCCGCCGCCCCGCTGGCCGGGCTGCTCGACGAGACAGCCGCCTACCTCTCCTCGCCGGACCGCGCCGCGGACGCCGCGTTCTGGCGGGACGAGTTCGCCGCACCGCCCCAGGGCACCCCGCTGACCGGGCGCGCCGCGTCCTCCGGCGGGACAGTGGGCGGCACCGCACTGCTCTCTTCCGAACAGCTCAGCACGCTGCTCGGCACGGTCGGTGCGGGCGTCGGCCGCTGGTCCGCCACGATCGTCGCCGCCACCGCGGCGTACACGCACCGCCTCACCGGCCACCCCGAGGTCATCACCAGCCTGCCCATGGCGGCGCGGCACTCGCGGGCCGCCCTCGCCACGCCCGCGATGCTGGCCAACGTGCTGCCGCTCCGGCTGCCCGTCGGCCCCGCGACGACCTTCGCCCGGCTCGTGGGTGAGACCGGGACGAAGATCCGGCGCATCATCCGGCACCAGCGCTACCCGACCGCGTACCTCCGCGCCGACCTCGGCCTGCCCGCCGGCTCGGCCGCCCTCGTCGGCCCCGAGGTCAACGTCATGGCCTTCGGGCGGGACTTCCGCTTCGGCTCGTGCGCGACCACTCCCCGGCAACTGCCCGCCGGCCTCATCCCCGACCTGGCCCTCAAGGTCTACCGCACCCCGGCCGGCCGGGACGGGCCCACGGGCGCCGGCCCGCAGGCGGACAGCATGAAGATCGAATTCCTCGGTAACGCCACGCTCTACACCGAGGACGACATCGCCACCCACCGGGAGCGGTTCCTCGCCTTTCTGGAGAGCGCGGCCGCCCGGCCGGACCGGCCCCTCTCCCGCCTTCCGCTGCCGGGGAACGGCCGGTGA